DNA sequence from the Malus sylvestris chromosome 10, drMalSylv7.2, whole genome shotgun sequence genome:
CCACCAGAATCATCATCCATTAGCCACATTTCAAAGGGTGGTGTATCACCATCTTCAAAGGTATTACAATTCAAGCGAAAGAGAGCGATGGATTCATTCCACACCTTAAGACGCATTTCAATACCAAATCCTTCGAAATTGTTGAACTCTACCATCTCATGTGGTAACAGTATGTCATGAAACACCTCACGACTCATGTCAAACCAAACGATCACTCGCCTAATTTTTTCTTGCTCGGGATAGGTGACATCATAGCTATCGGCAAATTCCTTTTGTTGCTCACTTCCTATCCAATAACACATCCCCTTGAAGTACACCTGAAAAGTTTCAGGCCAAAGGAAAGTAGTTTCCGTTTCTAAAGAATAAGGCTCGATCTCCCTCCAAGAATTAGTTCCTAGGGTATACACTACTACCTTGGGAGGATGAATAATCAAATGTTCTGTGCCGCCATGCAATTCTGAACCAGAAAATCCAATTTTGACAACTTTGTAATCTTTAGATTTAGGATCATAGCCTAATCCCAAAACATCGTTGAACCGATTTGTTAGTGGCATGTAAGGCATATCCAACcaccaaggatgaggatccCTAAAGGATGCTTCGTCGAACCAATCTGGACTGTATGTCTCCGAAGGAAGGACCCTGAATTCCTGAATTGCCGGATTCCACAAAAGCACCTTAGTAGAATTAGGACGAGCTAGACAAATGATCCCATCACAATGACCTATAACATGAAATGATTGATCATCTCCAATCTCCAGACTCATAGAAAGAGGAATATTGACGTCCTCGATCCCAGAAAGAGTGCTACACTTGTGCACaccatcatcgtcatcatcaacaATGACATTGTCAAAAGTAAGTACTGAGAATACGGATTGAAATTTGTCCCCATTTGGGTCCTCCGTAGAAGGGACTAACATTCGCTTCAGAAGGACACGAGTGGACTGATCGTCCAGCAAGGAATGGGAGAGGTGCTTGTCGACGAACCTGGGGTCGTTGATGAGAGCATGCCACCATTTAGCGACGCACTTGAATCGCATCAGAGATTTCGGAGGCagagttgacagaatattc
Encoded proteins:
- the LOC126587591 gene encoding putative F-box protein At3g17480 encodes the protein MTNKTSKIGQDLLVNILSTLPPKSLMRFKCVAKWWHALINDPRFVDKHLSHSLLDDQSTRVLLKRMLVPSTEDPNGDKFQSVFSVLTFDNVIVDDDDDGVHKCSTLSGIEDVNIPLSMSLEIGDDQSFHVIGHCDGIICLARPNSTKVLLWNPAIQEFRVLPSETYSPDWFDEASFRDPHPWWLDMPYMPLTNRFNDVLGLGYDPKSKDYKVVKIGFSGSELHGGTEHLIIHPPKVVVYTLGTNSWREIEPYSLETETTFLWPETFQVYFKGMCYWIGSEQQKEFADSYDVTYPEQEKIRRVIVWFDMSREVFHDILLPHEMVEFNNFEGFGIEMRLKVWNESIALFRLNCNTFEDGDTPPFEMWLMDDDSGGGPKNAGGVWTKHFAAKIPSFSRSLLPLYSTLAMWKSDEVLTVEGNGGLPMWKSEEVLTVEENGGIVCYNFRTKKLKNLPIQSAVRINPIFPPQPYYLPLCKANHSPVVYVKSMVSVTEGNNKYMCT